The Streptomyces sp. P9-A4 genome contains a region encoding:
- a CDS encoding helix-turn-helix domain-containing protein encodes MSDSAPRRDTRGIVDPAELLSRVRFRRHAPAPELRAFLEHYWLIDWDLEEPYASHLVPHPSVNIVFQRYGPLGAPAGSTRASAEVSGIGLGLFTQKLEESGRVCGVQFRPGGFRPFAPAWPVSTWTGRRVPLTEVFPDAGADASADVLSPDDDHARVATLDAFLLGHGPAPDPAADQAMELVDLVRADRTVRRVSQLAAATGLSARSLQRLFSSHVGVGPKWVILRYRIHEALERAEAAETAGGDPDWAGLAAELGYSDQAHLVRDFTATIGVPPTAYARGLSAP; translated from the coding sequence ATGTCCGACTCCGCACCGCGCAGGGACACCCGGGGCATCGTCGACCCCGCCGAACTGCTCTCCCGCGTCCGCTTCCGCCGCCACGCCCCGGCGCCGGAGCTGCGGGCCTTCCTGGAGCACTACTGGCTGATCGACTGGGACCTGGAGGAGCCGTACGCGAGCCACCTCGTCCCGCACCCTTCGGTGAACATCGTCTTCCAGCGGTACGGGCCGCTCGGCGCCCCGGCCGGGTCCACGCGCGCGTCCGCCGAGGTCTCGGGGATCGGGCTCGGCCTCTTCACCCAGAAGCTGGAGGAGTCGGGCCGGGTCTGCGGGGTGCAGTTCCGCCCCGGCGGCTTCCGCCCGTTCGCGCCCGCGTGGCCGGTGTCGACCTGGACGGGCCGCAGGGTCCCCCTGACCGAGGTGTTCCCGGACGCGGGCGCGGACGCGAGTGCCGACGTCCTCTCCCCCGACGACGACCACGCGCGCGTGGCGACGCTCGACGCGTTCCTCCTGGGCCACGGTCCCGCCCCCGATCCGGCGGCCGACCAGGCCATGGAGCTCGTCGACCTGGTCCGCGCGGACCGCACGGTCCGCAGGGTGTCCCAACTGGCCGCCGCGACCGGCCTCTCGGCACGTTCGCTGCAACGCCTGTTCTCGTCCCACGTCGGCGTGGGCCCGAAGTGGGTGATCCTGCGCTACCGCATCCACGAGGCCCTGGAGCGTGCCGAGGCCGCGGAGACGGCCGGCGGCGACCCGGACTGGGCCGGCCTCGCGGCGGAGCTGGGCTACAGCGACCAGGCCCATCTCGTACGGGACTTCACCGCGACGATCGGGGTGCCGCCGACGGCGTACGCCCGGGGACTGTCAGCCCCCTGA
- a CDS encoding GNAT family N-acetyltransferase, which translates to MKIIDLEPGDPRLESDLLPVLSELRPHLTPDLFREVYRAGHPQGLRFSAAYADDGRCVGAAGWRIVDNTSSLRNLYVDDLVTAAASRSTGVGHALVAHLDDHARAAGCHELNLDSGTHRTGAHRFYLRERFDIVAFHFTRPLTAPEEPA; encoded by the coding sequence ATGAAGATCATCGACCTCGAACCCGGCGACCCCCGGCTGGAGAGCGACCTCCTGCCGGTCCTCTCCGAACTCCGCCCCCACCTCACCCCGGACCTCTTCCGCGAGGTGTACCGGGCAGGGCACCCGCAGGGGCTGCGGTTCAGCGCCGCCTACGCGGACGACGGCCGCTGCGTCGGCGCGGCCGGCTGGCGGATCGTCGACAACACCAGCTCCCTGCGCAATCTCTACGTCGACGACCTCGTGACCGCAGCCGCCAGCCGCTCCACCGGCGTCGGCCACGCGCTCGTCGCCCATCTGGACGACCACGCCCGCGCCGCCGGCTGCCACGAGCTCAACCTGGACTCCGGCACCCATCGCACCGGGGCCCACCGCTTCTATCTGCGCGAGCGCTTCGACATCGTGGCCTTCCACTTCACCCGGCCGCTCACCGCACCGGAGGAGCCGGCCTAG
- a CDS encoding TetR/AcrR family transcriptional regulator — protein MTTARRSDVTRAAILEAARERFASDGYDRATIRAIARDAGIDPSMVMRYYGNKEGLFAAASEIDIGLPELGSLPARHIGAVLVTHFIERWERDEVLTGMLRVGVTNAAGAERMQEIFAQQLGPVTRGVCPDPAEAPQRAALVASQILGMALTRYVLRLPPAVEMSPEEIVAWLGPTVQRYLTAEAP, from the coding sequence ATGACCACCGCCCGCCGCTCCGACGTCACCAGGGCCGCCATCCTGGAAGCCGCCCGTGAGCGCTTCGCCTCCGACGGATACGACCGCGCCACCATCCGGGCCATCGCCCGGGACGCCGGGATCGATCCGTCGATGGTCATGCGCTACTACGGCAACAAGGAGGGCCTGTTCGCGGCCGCCTCCGAGATCGACATCGGCCTGCCCGAGCTGGGTTCGCTGCCCGCGCGGCACATCGGCGCCGTCCTGGTCACCCACTTCATCGAGCGCTGGGAACGGGACGAGGTCCTCACCGGGATGCTGCGGGTCGGCGTCACCAACGCGGCCGGGGCCGAGCGGATGCAGGAGATCTTCGCCCAGCAGCTCGGGCCCGTGACCCGGGGCGTCTGCCCCGACCCGGCGGAGGCCCCGCAACGTGCCGCGCTCGTCGCCTCCCAGATCCTCGGCATGGCGCTCACCCGCTATGTGCTGCGGCTGCCGCCCGCCGTCGAGATGTCCCCCGAGGAGATCGTGGCCTGGCTCGGCCCGACCGTGCAGCGCTACCTCACCGCCGAGGCGCCCTGA
- a CDS encoding Mut7-C RNAse domain-containing protein, producing MNGPEIHISFAPGLGLFVAADRRSGATPLTTDGTSSLGHVVESLGVPLTEAGRLLVDGRPVDTSHVPAAGETVEVESVARPQPVPGAPLRFLLDVHLGTLARRLRLLGVDAAYESEDIGDPALAALSARDRRVMLSRDRGLLRRRELWAGAYVYSDRPEDQLRDVLERFAPRLAPWTRCTACNGELSGADKDAVRERLELGTEKTYDVFAECVECGRVYWRGAHHHRLETIVSDAVREFGGTAAG from the coding sequence GTGAACGGACCGGAGATCCACATCAGTTTCGCCCCCGGCCTGGGGCTGTTCGTCGCGGCGGACCGCCGCTCGGGCGCGACGCCCCTCACCACCGACGGCACTTCCTCGCTCGGCCATGTCGTGGAGTCCCTCGGCGTGCCGCTGACCGAGGCCGGGCGGCTCCTGGTCGACGGGCGGCCCGTCGACACCTCGCACGTCCCGGCGGCGGGCGAGACGGTCGAGGTGGAGAGCGTCGCCCGCCCGCAGCCGGTGCCGGGCGCCCCGCTCCGGTTCCTGCTCGACGTGCACCTCGGCACGCTGGCCAGGCGGCTGCGCCTGCTCGGGGTGGACGCCGCGTACGAGAGCGAGGACATCGGCGACCCCGCCCTCGCCGCGCTCTCGGCCCGGGACCGGCGCGTGATGCTCTCGCGGGACCGCGGTCTGCTGCGCCGCCGCGAACTGTGGGCGGGCGCCTACGTCTACAGCGACCGGCCGGAGGACCAGTTGCGGGACGTCCTGGAGCGCTTCGCCCCGCGGCTCGCACCCTGGACGCGCTGCACCGCGTGCAACGGAGAGCTGAGCGGCGCCGACAAGGACGCGGTCCGCGAGCGCCTGGAGCTGGGCACGGAGAAGACGTACGACGTGTTCGCCGAATGCGTCGAGTGCGGCAGGGTCTACTGGCGCGGCGCGCACCACCACCGCCTGGAGACGATCGTCTCCGACGCGGTACGGGAGTTCGGCGGGACCGCGGCCGGCTGA
- a CDS encoding YnfA family protein, producing the protein MITARSLALFVLAALFEIGGAWLVWQGVREHRGWIWIGGGVLALGVYGFVATLQPDAEFGRVLAAYGGVFVAGSLAWGMVADGYRPDRWDVIGALVCLAGMALIMYAPRGR; encoded by the coding sequence ATGATCACCGCCCGTTCCCTCGCCCTCTTCGTCCTCGCCGCCCTCTTCGAGATCGGCGGCGCCTGGCTCGTCTGGCAGGGCGTCCGCGAGCACCGGGGCTGGATCTGGATCGGCGGCGGAGTCCTCGCCCTCGGCGTGTACGGCTTCGTCGCGACCCTCCAGCCCGACGCCGAGTTCGGCCGCGTCCTCGCGGCCTACGGAGGAGTGTTCGTCGCCGGATCCCTCGCCTGGGGCATGGTGGCCGACGGCTACCGGCCCGACCGCTGGGACGTCATCGGCGCACTCGTCTGCCTCGCCGGAATGGCCTTGATCATGTACGCCCCGCGAGGCCGCTGA
- a CDS encoding MarR family winged helix-turn-helix transcriptional regulator, whose protein sequence is MPQKSSVRRDALMTELFGEARRYMAAYALFNQAVADHLGLHPTDVQCLNLLSLEEAPVTTGRVAELTGLTTGSATRLVDRLERSGYVTRERDTEDRRRVLVALVPERIAELGALWRKLNGAWGTMFDVYSDAELALLIAHMRRTVEVSAAQIERLRGGDLG, encoded by the coding sequence ATGCCGCAGAAGAGTTCCGTCCGGCGCGACGCCCTGATGACCGAGCTGTTCGGGGAGGCACGCCGCTACATGGCCGCGTACGCCCTGTTCAACCAGGCCGTCGCCGACCACCTGGGGCTCCACCCGACCGATGTGCAGTGCCTGAACCTGCTCAGCCTCGAAGAGGCGCCGGTGACCACCGGCCGGGTCGCCGAGCTGACCGGTCTCACCACGGGCTCGGCCACCCGGCTCGTCGACCGCCTCGAACGGTCCGGCTATGTGACGCGCGAACGCGACACCGAGGACCGGCGCCGGGTCCTGGTCGCGCTCGTGCCCGAACGGATCGCGGAGCTCGGCGCCCTGTGGCGCAAGCTCAACGGCGCCTGGGGCACGATGTTCGACGTCTACAGCGACGCAGAGCTGGCCCTGCTCATCGCCCATATGCGGCGGACCGTCGAGGTCAGCGCCGCACAGATCGAGCGGCTGCGCGGCGGCGACCTCGGCTGA
- a CDS encoding DUF3558 domain-containing protein, with the protein MQRTAPRLTRILACAAVPVMLVVAGCSSDSGDSGGAGSTGSKDKGAASATATPTPSQTTKTVEPAKFTELPQACKAITAKTVAALVPKAKTKSGTPAPSSDLTSRSGCSWNGLDDKGVKGSQYRWLDVSFYRYESDTSLGSGQERAQENFTKELGKVQQTEGAKKLRTAPAPGIGEEAQAVTYQLRKTNEDFVYTSVVARTGNVLVLLSYNGAGYAGAATPSEASIIKGATTAAKEAVAAVVAANK; encoded by the coding sequence ATGCAGCGAACCGCCCCGCGACTCACCCGCATACTCGCCTGCGCCGCCGTCCCGGTGATGCTCGTCGTCGCCGGCTGCTCCTCGGACTCCGGGGACTCCGGCGGCGCCGGTTCGACGGGGTCGAAGGACAAGGGCGCCGCGTCCGCCACCGCGACCCCCACGCCCTCGCAGACGACGAAGACGGTCGAGCCGGCGAAGTTCACGGAGCTGCCCCAGGCCTGCAAGGCGATCACCGCCAAGACCGTCGCCGCCCTGGTTCCCAAGGCGAAGACCAAGAGCGGCACGCCCGCCCCCTCCAGCGACCTCACCAGCCGCAGCGGCTGCTCGTGGAACGGCCTGGACGACAAGGGCGTGAAGGGCTCGCAGTACCGCTGGCTCGACGTGTCCTTCTACCGGTACGAGTCGGACACCTCCCTCGGCAGCGGCCAGGAGCGCGCCCAGGAGAACTTCACCAAGGAGCTCGGCAAGGTCCAGCAGACCGAGGGCGCCAAGAAGCTCCGCACCGCCCCGGCCCCCGGCATCGGCGAGGAGGCTCAGGCGGTCACGTACCAGCTGCGCAAGACGAACGAGGACTTCGTCTACACCTCCGTCGTGGCGCGCACGGGCAACGTCCTGGTGCTGCTCTCCTACAACGGCGCCGGTTACGCGGGCGCCGCCACCCCGAGCGAGGCATCGATCATCAAGGGCGCGACGACGGCGGCCAAGGAAGCCGTGGCCGCGGTCGTCGCAGCCAACAAGTAG
- a CDS encoding GNAT family N-acetyltransferase, with translation MDNDISPVRLEAWSEGDGELLRALNAPELTEHLGGPETEEQLVLRHRKYVGMSAQEPGAGRMFRIVLLPEEAVVGSIGFWVRTGDGEPTYETGWAVLPGFQGRGVATAATRAVAGEARRAGLHRFLHAYPSTDNGASNAVCRKAGFELLGERDFEYPPGHPMRCNDWRLELTEPDDRP, from the coding sequence ATGGACAACGACATCTCACCGGTACGCCTCGAAGCGTGGTCCGAGGGCGACGGCGAGCTCCTGCGCGCCCTGAACGCACCGGAGCTGACGGAGCACCTGGGCGGCCCGGAGACCGAGGAGCAGCTCGTCCTGCGCCACCGGAAGTACGTGGGCATGAGCGCCCAGGAACCGGGCGCGGGGCGGATGTTCCGGATCGTGCTGCTGCCGGAGGAGGCCGTGGTGGGCAGCATCGGGTTCTGGGTGCGGACCGGGGACGGCGAACCGACGTACGAGACCGGGTGGGCCGTGCTGCCGGGCTTCCAGGGCCGGGGGGTGGCGACGGCCGCCACGCGCGCGGTGGCCGGGGAGGCCCGGCGGGCGGGTCTCCACCGCTTCCTGCACGCGTACCCGTCGACGGACAACGGCGCGTCGAACGCGGTGTGCCGCAAGGCGGGGTTCGAGCTGCTCGGCGAGCGGGACTTCGAGTACCCGCCGGGGCACCCGATGCGCTGCAACGACTGGCGCCTGGAGCTGACGGAACCGGACGACAGGCCCTAG
- a CDS encoding SDR family NAD(P)-dependent oxidoreductase codes for MTAPGTPIAVITGASSGIGAATARQLAAAGYRVVLTARRKDRIEDLAAEINEAGHQATAYALDVTDRAAVDEFATAFNSLAVLVNNAGGALGADPVATGDPADWRQMYEVNVIGTLNVTQALLPALTASGDGTVVVLSSTAGHSTYEGGAGYVAAKNGARVLAETLRLEIVGTPVRVIEIAPGMVKTDEFAATRFRGDTEKAAKVYAGVAAPLTADDVADTITWACTRPPHVNIDLLVVRPRAQASNTKVHREL; via the coding sequence ATGACTGCCCCCGGTACCCCCATCGCCGTCATCACCGGAGCGAGCAGCGGAATCGGCGCGGCCACGGCCAGGCAGCTGGCCGCCGCCGGCTACCGCGTGGTGCTCACCGCCCGGCGCAAGGACCGCATCGAGGACCTGGCCGCCGAGATCAACGAAGCCGGCCACCAGGCCACCGCCTACGCCCTGGACGTCACCGACCGCGCCGCCGTCGACGAGTTCGCCACCGCCTTCAACAGCCTCGCCGTCCTCGTCAACAACGCGGGCGGCGCCCTTGGCGCGGACCCCGTCGCCACCGGCGACCCGGCCGACTGGCGCCAGATGTACGAGGTCAACGTCATCGGCACGCTGAACGTGACACAGGCCCTGCTCCCGGCCCTCACCGCGAGCGGCGACGGCACGGTCGTCGTCCTCTCCTCCACCGCCGGCCACTCCACCTACGAGGGCGGCGCCGGCTACGTGGCCGCCAAGAACGGCGCCCGCGTCCTCGCCGAGACCCTCCGCCTGGAGATCGTCGGCACCCCGGTCCGCGTCATCGAGATCGCCCCCGGCATGGTCAAGACCGACGAGTTCGCCGCCACCCGCTTCCGCGGCGACACCGAAAAGGCGGCGAAGGTCTACGCGGGCGTGGCGGCCCCCCTCACGGCGGACGACGTGGCCGACACCATCACCTGGGCCTGCACCCGCCCCCCGCACGTCAACATCGACCTCCTGGTAGTCCGCCCCCGAGCCCAGGCCTCCAACACCAAGGTCCACCGCGAGCTGTAG
- a CDS encoding FAD-dependent monooxygenase: MSTTEKTDTDVLVVGAGPTGLLLAGDLATAGIGVTLVERRPHGLSNMTRAFGVHARTLEQLDARGLADELLTTGTTLDRARLFGALDLDLTRLPSRFNHLLVTPQYEVERLLERRAVSAGVTFRYGTELRGLRQDAGTVTAELTDPDGAPLTLTARQLVGADGVRSAVRTALGLPFPGGSVIRSLVLADVRLAEEPAESFTVSGSGDSFAFLAPFGDGWYRVMGWSRTRQVADSEPVDLDEVREIARLAFGTDHGMHDPRWISRFHSDERQAPAYRVGRVFLAGDAAHVHSPAGGQGMNTGLQDAANLSWKLTAVLRGDAPDPEALLDSYQSERHPVGAMVLRSSGAIVRLAMAHTPLTRAARTLTARFLGAVRPASARALGMISGIGIAYAPPAGAARPAGRRAPDARLREGRLYELLRRGEFVLIAPEGEPPALPGTAPVAPGHLVRATWTDPARRTAVLVRPDGYVQWTSR; the protein is encoded by the coding sequence ATGAGCACCACGGAGAAGACGGACACGGACGTACTGGTCGTCGGCGCGGGCCCCACCGGTCTGCTGCTCGCCGGCGACCTCGCCACCGCGGGCATCGGCGTCACCCTGGTCGAGCGCCGCCCGCACGGCCTCAGCAACATGACCCGCGCCTTCGGCGTCCACGCCCGCACACTGGAGCAGTTGGACGCCCGCGGCCTCGCGGACGAACTCCTCACCACCGGCACCACCCTGGACCGCGCCCGGCTCTTCGGCGCCCTCGACCTCGACCTCACCCGGCTGCCCAGCCGCTTCAACCACCTGCTCGTCACCCCGCAGTACGAGGTGGAGCGCCTCCTGGAGCGCCGCGCGGTGTCCGCCGGGGTCACCTTCCGGTACGGGACGGAGCTGCGCGGCCTGCGCCAGGACGCCGGCACGGTCACCGCGGAGCTCACCGACCCGGACGGGGCGCCGCTCACCCTCACCGCCCGCCAACTGGTCGGCGCGGACGGGGTCCGCAGCGCGGTCCGCACCGCCCTGGGCCTGCCCTTCCCCGGCGGCTCCGTGATCCGCTCCCTCGTCCTCGCCGACGTCCGCCTGGCCGAGGAGCCCGCCGAGTCGTTCACCGTCAGCGGCTCCGGCGACAGCTTCGCCTTCCTCGCCCCCTTCGGCGACGGCTGGTACCGGGTGATGGGCTGGAGCCGCACCCGCCAGGTCGCCGACAGCGAGCCCGTCGACCTCGACGAGGTCCGCGAGATCGCCCGCCTCGCCTTCGGCACCGACCACGGCATGCACGACCCGCGCTGGATCTCCCGCTTCCACAGCGACGAGCGCCAGGCACCGGCCTACCGGGTGGGCCGGGTCTTCCTCGCCGGAGACGCCGCCCACGTCCACTCCCCCGCCGGCGGCCAGGGCATGAACACCGGCCTCCAGGACGCCGCCAACCTCTCCTGGAAGCTCACCGCCGTCCTGCGTGGCGACGCCCCCGACCCCGAAGCCCTCCTCGACAGCTACCAGTCCGAGCGGCACCCGGTCGGCGCGATGGTGCTGCGCAGCAGCGGCGCGATCGTGCGCCTGGCGATGGCCCACACCCCGCTCACCCGCGCGGCCCGCACCCTCACCGCCCGCTTCCTGGGCGCGGTCCGGCCGGCCTCCGCCCGCGCCCTGGGCATGATCAGCGGAATCGGCATCGCCTACGCGCCCCCGGCCGGCGCCGCCCGCCCCGCGGGGCGCCGCGCACCGGACGCGCGACTGCGCGAGGGCCGGCTCTACGAGCTGCTGCGCCGGGGCGAGTTCGTCCTGATCGCCCCGGAGGGCGAGCCTCCGGCCCTGCCGGGGACCGCCCCGGTCGCTCCGGGACACCTCGTACGGGCCACCTGGACGGATCCGGCACGACGGACGGCGGTCCTGGTCCGCCCCGACGGCTACGTCCAGTGGACGAGCCGTTGA
- a CDS encoding DUF3558 domain-containing protein encodes MQRKRYAPGRTGSAARTAVALALGLGLGIGLTGCSSGTPADDIAVDAKAGPAEPVAPPGRYHTLFEPCGSVPQAALKDMLPGAAALPDPERGKAYRGSAAVTYDTDRRVGCTWKADTPDTSHRLALDIERVVSYDTAVSDDDRAQEVYVRKQLAAGIPLPVTPQPTTPPASPSTGTGAGDGKGTRPGQTSPGGTPSDKASTNARTTNVTTNAAKATPGNPGTSGAPAGTPTPTVDPTGLEPRVLEGLGEIAYLDDVLSKVGANGHQRVVSVVFRTSNVIVTVSYREQTNGSAEAPDSKELQEKARNLARLLAERLEE; translated from the coding sequence GTGCAGCGAAAGAGGTACGCCCCCGGCCGCACCGGGTCCGCGGCTCGCACCGCCGTCGCCCTCGCCCTGGGCCTCGGCCTGGGCATCGGCCTCACCGGTTGCTCCAGCGGGACCCCCGCCGACGACATCGCCGTCGACGCCAAGGCCGGCCCAGCCGAGCCCGTCGCGCCCCCGGGCCGCTACCACACCCTCTTCGAGCCCTGCGGCTCCGTCCCGCAGGCCGCGCTCAAGGACATGCTCCCGGGTGCCGCCGCGCTGCCCGACCCCGAGCGGGGCAAGGCGTACCGCGGCTCCGCCGCCGTCACGTACGACACCGACCGGCGCGTCGGCTGCACGTGGAAGGCCGACACCCCCGACACCTCGCACCGGCTCGCCCTCGACATCGAGCGGGTCGTCTCGTACGACACCGCCGTCAGCGACGACGACCGGGCGCAGGAGGTGTACGTCCGCAAGCAGCTCGCGGCCGGCATCCCCCTGCCCGTGACACCGCAGCCCACGACGCCCCCGGCGTCACCGAGCACGGGCACGGGCGCGGGCGACGGCAAGGGCACCCGGCCCGGCCAGACCTCCCCCGGCGGCACCCCCTCGGACAAGGCCTCCACGAACGCCAGGACGACGAACGTCACGACGAACGCCGCCAAGGCCACCCCCGGCAACCCGGGCACCTCGGGCGCCCCCGCCGGCACCCCCACCCCCACCGTCGACCCCACCGGCCTCGAACCCCGCGTCCTCGAAGGCCTCGGCGAGATCGCGTACCTCGACGACGTCCTCAGCAAGGTCGGCGCGAACGGCCATCAGCGGGTCGTCAGCGTGGTGTTCCGCACATCCAACGTCATCGTGACCGTCTCCTACCGGGAGCAGACCAACGGCTCCGCGGAGGCCCCGGACAGCAAGGAACTGCAGGAAAAGGCCCGGAACCTGGCCCGGCTGCTCGCCGAACGGCTGGAGGAGTAG
- a CDS encoding RtcB family protein — translation MSYVEVPGAKVPIRMWADPATVEGGAMQQLQNVATLPWIKGLAVMPDVHYGKGATVGSVIAMQGAVCPAAVGVDIGCGMSAVKTSLTANDLPGDLSRLRSKIEQAIPVGRGLHRTEVDPGRLYQFPTAGWGDFWARFDTVADPVKFRRERAAQQMGTLGGGNHYVEFCISAQGDVWLVLHSGSRNIGKELAEYHIGEAQKLPHNQGLVDRDLAVFVADTPQMAAYRNDLHWAQDYAKYNRAVMMALFQEVLRREFRKAKVTFDPVISCHHNYVAEERYEGMDLLVTRKGAIRAGSGEFGIIPGSMGTSSYIVKGLGNEKAFNSASHGAGRRMSRSEAKRRFTVRDLEEQTRGVECRKDSGVVDEIPGAYKPIEQVMEQQRDLVEVVAKLKQVICVKG, via the coding sequence ATGTCGTACGTCGAGGTGCCGGGAGCGAAGGTGCCGATCCGGATGTGGGCCGATCCCGCCACGGTGGAGGGCGGTGCCATGCAGCAGTTGCAGAACGTGGCGACGCTGCCGTGGATCAAGGGCCTGGCCGTGATGCCGGACGTGCACTACGGCAAGGGTGCGACGGTCGGTTCGGTGATCGCGATGCAGGGTGCGGTCTGTCCGGCGGCGGTCGGTGTGGACATCGGCTGCGGGATGTCGGCGGTCAAGACCTCACTGACGGCGAACGACCTGCCGGGCGACCTGTCCCGCCTCCGCTCGAAGATCGAGCAGGCGATCCCGGTGGGGCGCGGCCTGCACCGCACGGAGGTGGACCCGGGGCGGCTGTACCAGTTCCCGACGGCGGGGTGGGGGGACTTCTGGGCGCGGTTCGACACGGTTGCCGATCCGGTGAAGTTCCGTCGCGAGCGGGCTGCCCAGCAGATGGGAACGCTCGGCGGGGGGAATCACTATGTGGAATTCTGCATAAGCGCGCAGGGTGACGTGTGGCTCGTTCTTCACTCCGGATCGCGCAACATCGGCAAGGAACTCGCCGAGTACCACATCGGCGAGGCGCAGAAACTGCCGCACAACCAGGGCTTGGTGGACAGGGACCTGGCGGTGTTCGTCGCTGACACCCCACAGATGGCGGCCTATCGGAACGACCTCCACTGGGCTCAGGACTACGCGAAGTACAACCGGGCCGTCATGATGGCGCTCTTCCAGGAGGTCCTTCGCCGGGAGTTCCGCAAGGCGAAGGTGACCTTCGATCCGGTGATCTCCTGCCATCACAACTACGTGGCGGAGGAGCGGTACGAGGGCATGGACCTGCTGGTCACGCGGAAGGGTGCGATCCGGGCCGGCTCCGGTGAGTTCGGGATCATCCCGGGCTCGATGGGCACGAGCTCGTACATCGTGAAGGGGCTCGGCAACGAGAAGGCCTTCAACTCCGCCTCGCACGGTGCGGGGCGGCGGATGAGCCGGAGCGAGGCGAAGCGTCGCTTCACGGTGCGGGACCTGGAGGAGCAGACGCGGGGTGTGGAGTGCCGCAAGGACTCCGGCGTCGTGGACGAGATCCCGGGCGCGTACAAGCCGATCGAGCAGGTGATGGAACAGCAGCGGGACCTCGTGGAGGTCGTCGCCAAGCTGAAGCAGGTCATCTGCGTGAAGGGCTGA
- a CDS encoding NmrA family NAD(P)-binding protein, with protein sequence MTVLVTGSRGRVASTLLGLLDTAGIKARAGSKNPADLSPPPGVDTVRCDLADPATFDAALDGADSVFLYAEATHAEAFADRARAAGVEHVVLLSSSSVLAPDAEENPIAASHLTAERALSAAAEAGAFRATHLRPGAFATNTLQWVPSLRDGRGPALPHPDTYGDPIHERDVAEAAFAVLTEPRLRGSSYLLTGPESLTFVEQLAILAEVTGRPAPHTVVTPEQWKDSVAAYLPEAFADALLSYWAAHDGRPTPVTHTVEELTGHPARTFAQWVTDHEEAFRP encoded by the coding sequence ATGACCGTTCTCGTCACCGGCAGCCGCGGCCGTGTCGCCTCCACCCTGCTCGGACTGCTCGACACCGCGGGCATCAAAGCCAGAGCCGGCTCCAAGAACCCGGCGGACCTCTCCCCACCGCCCGGGGTGGACACCGTGCGCTGCGACCTCGCCGATCCGGCCACCTTCGACGCCGCGCTGGACGGCGCCGACTCCGTCTTCCTCTACGCCGAGGCCACCCACGCCGAGGCCTTCGCGGACCGGGCCCGCGCCGCCGGCGTCGAGCACGTCGTCCTCCTCTCCTCCAGCTCAGTCCTCGCCCCGGACGCCGAGGAGAACCCGATCGCCGCCTCCCACCTCACAGCCGAGCGCGCCCTCTCCGCCGCAGCGGAGGCCGGAGCCTTCCGGGCCACCCACCTCCGGCCGGGCGCGTTCGCCACCAACACCCTGCAATGGGTCCCTTCGCTCAGGGACGGACGGGGACCCGCCCTGCCCCACCCCGACACGTACGGGGACCCGATCCACGAGCGCGATGTCGCCGAAGCCGCCTTCGCGGTGCTCACCGAGCCCCGGCTGCGGGGCTCCTCGTATCTGCTGACGGGTCCCGAGTCGCTGACCTTCGTCGAGCAGCTGGCGATCCTCGCCGAGGTGACGGGGAGACCTGCTCCCCACACGGTGGTGACGCCCGAGCAGTGGAAGGACTCCGTCGCCGCCTACCTGCCGGAGGCCTTCGCCGACGCCCTGCTGTCCTACTGGGCCGCGCACGACGGCCGGCCGACACCCGTGACCCACACCGTCGAGGAACTCACCGGCCACCCGGCCCGCACCTTCGCCCAGTGGGTCACCGACCACGAGGAGGCCTTCCGCCCCTGA